GGCCTTGACCACGCCGGAGCGGTCGGCTTCGATCTCGTTCATCAGCTTCATCGCTTCGATGATGCACAGCGTGTCGCCGGCGTTGACGCTCTGGCCCACTTCGATGAAGGACTTGGCGCCCGGGCTCGGCGAGCGGTAGAAGGTGCCGACCATCGGCGACTTCATCGCGTTCTGGGTATCGGCGGCCGGGGCTGCCGCAGGGGCGGCGGCTGCCGCGGGAGCGGCGGCGACCGCGGCCGGGGCGGCGTACATTTGCGCCGGCTGGGCGAAGGCTTGCTGAGGTACAGAGGAGACGCGGGTGATGCGGACTTTTTCCTCGCCTTCGGTCACTTCCAGTTCGGCGATGCCGGACTCTTCGACCAGGTCGATCAGTTTTTTCAGTTTACGCAGGTCCATTGTCGATCCTTCGATTGGATGTTCTGTAACGGCGGTCAGGCGCGCGCGGACGACAAGTGCCGTACCGCGTGCGCCAGCGCCAGTTCGTAGC
This genomic window from Chromobacterium phragmitis contains:
- the accB gene encoding acetyl-CoA carboxylase biotin carboxyl carrier protein yields the protein MDLRKLKKLIDLVEESGIAELEVTEGEEKVRITRVSSVPQQAFAQPAQMYAAPAAVAAAPAAAAAPAAAPAADTQNAMKSPMVGTFYRSPSPGAKSFIEVGQSVNAGDTLCIIEAMKLMNEIEADRSGVVKAILVEDGQPVEYGEPLFVIE